From one Actinopolyspora saharensis genomic stretch:
- a CDS encoding NAD-glutamate dehydrogenase translates to MTSESGQLSTEHTAPNAGTAIASEHGADGGEHLTSLVERAVRTVPELAHLLRTYYRHVPSEEMAGDEPADLAGALRAHYELAAHRAPGRPVVRIFNPDRSTDGWQSPGSVVQLVTDDMPYLVDSVVAELTEAGAQVQRIVHPIVVVRRDVAGELREVLPDADPSAPPADALTESWMFLEIDRLAESDRTRDLEQRLLTVLTDVREVVEDTDRMHATARGIADSLEKDAPPLSAERIRDGAALLRWLADGHFMFLGYRHDEVASDQDSGEATLRGILATGLGVLRSDSSAARSLSTDSETVTDLDPGELLVLTQANAASPVHRAGHPFYVGVRTFDSEGRVTGEHRFIGLFTTTALHENVLDIPVIERRAREVIHRAGFPLESHSGQRMLEEIQSYPRTELFATESDTLFEIITGVLALVERRKLKLFLRRDPYGRFFSCLVYLPRERYTTRSRLAMQEVLLAELDGTGLEYSTRVGESALARVHFVVHTEPGTRIEPEVNLVQRRLSEAIRTWDDDMVEEIDAERRGDRIEARRDGRAITSGSETISEEGQRYASAFPEAYKEDFSAADGLVDLRRLEGISRPGELAMSFYAPRDAGPGDRRFKMFLTERVTLSRVLPVLQSMGVEVVDERPYEVSPDEETRRWIFDFGLRPDQGLLEQSGGERMDTLRERFEEAFRAVWQGDSEVDRFNSLVLRAGLTWRQTAVLRAYAKYLRQVGVAYSQDYIEDALLAHESITVQLVQLFEARFDPELDETSRDSREQELVAAIERAVDEVSSLDADRILRNYLSLIRATLRTNHFVRGADALPRSFWSFKLEPQEIPGLPEPRPQYEIFVYSPRFEGVHLRFGSVARGGLRWSDRREDFRTEILGLAKAQAVKNAVIAPVGAKGGFVLKRPPVSTGDPAADREAVREEGIACYRMFISAMLDVTDNLVGGGVAPPENVVRHDGADTYLVVAADKGTATFSDIANEVAESYGFWLGDAFASGGSVGYDHKAMGITAKGAWESVKRHFRELGTDTQREEFTVVGVGDMAGDVFGNGMLLSEHIRLVAAFNHMHVFIDPDPDPASSFAERSRLFGLSRSTWDDYDRDVISEGGGVWPRSAKSIPLNPRIRAVLGIDGSVSRLTPIELIRAILCAPVDLLWNGGIGTYVKASTQSHAEVGDKANDPVRVDGADLGAKVIGEGGNLGMTQLGRIEFARNGGKVNTDALDNSGGVDCSDHEVNIKILLDQLVAEGRLDRSRRDELLREMTDEVADLVLTDNYRQNAVLGTSRSHADQMVSVHSRLVAELEKRSGLDRELEALPSAEQFRELEKSGQGLSSPELATLMGHVKLALKQDVLSSDLPDTEAFASRLPEYFPEPLRSDYVDAVRQHPLHRELTTTLLVNEVVDGAGVSYAYRLLEEMSAETTDAVRAFEVVTGVYDLPGLWAEIEGLHGTVPSEVVDFMVLETRRLLDRASRWLLSNRPQPLATGAEIQRFRPVVADLSESVWDLVQGRAARNAADKSDRLVEQGVPEKLARRIGTLLDTFALLDITEIAELAERDAGVSAERSPRESAELYFALSEYLDMERMLVSVGELERGNRWHALARLALRDDLYASLRAIAVDVLRSGEPDEGAEDKIAQWESANASRIGRARASLEEIKHSGRQDLATLSVAARQLRSMVR, encoded by the coding sequence ATGACCTCTGAATCCGGACAGTTGAGTACCGAACACACCGCACCGAACGCCGGAACGGCGATTGCTTCCGAGCACGGCGCGGATGGGGGCGAACATTTGACGAGCCTGGTGGAGCGAGCCGTACGAACGGTTCCGGAGCTGGCCCACCTGCTGCGCACTTACTACCGGCACGTTCCGTCCGAGGAGATGGCCGGTGACGAGCCCGCCGATCTCGCGGGAGCGCTGCGTGCCCACTACGAACTCGCCGCGCACAGAGCACCGGGGCGTCCCGTGGTGCGGATCTTCAACCCGGACCGCTCCACCGACGGCTGGCAGAGCCCCGGATCGGTGGTGCAGCTGGTCACCGACGACATGCCCTACCTGGTCGACTCGGTGGTGGCCGAGCTGACCGAGGCGGGCGCACAGGTGCAGCGCATCGTGCACCCGATCGTGGTGGTCCGTCGTGACGTGGCCGGGGAGCTGCGGGAAGTCCTGCCGGATGCGGACCCCTCGGCCCCGCCCGCGGACGCGCTGACCGAGTCGTGGATGTTCCTCGAGATAGACCGGTTGGCCGAGTCGGACCGCACCCGTGACCTCGAGCAGCGACTGCTGACGGTGCTCACCGACGTGCGCGAGGTGGTCGAGGACACCGATCGCATGCACGCCACGGCCCGCGGAATCGCGGACTCCCTGGAGAAGGACGCTCCGCCGTTGTCGGCCGAGCGGATTCGGGACGGTGCCGCGCTGTTGCGCTGGTTGGCCGACGGGCATTTCATGTTCCTGGGGTACCGCCACGACGAAGTGGCTTCCGATCAGGACAGCGGGGAAGCGACGCTGCGGGGAATCCTGGCCACGGGGCTCGGGGTGCTGCGTTCCGACAGCAGTGCGGCCCGCAGTCTGTCCACGGACTCGGAGACGGTCACCGACCTCGACCCCGGGGAGCTGCTCGTGCTCACCCAGGCGAACGCGGCTTCCCCGGTGCACAGAGCCGGGCATCCCTTCTACGTGGGAGTGCGGACCTTCGACTCGGAGGGCCGGGTTACCGGGGAGCACCGGTTCATCGGTCTGTTCACCACGACCGCCCTGCACGAGAACGTCCTCGACATCCCGGTCATCGAACGGCGTGCCCGCGAAGTGATACACCGCGCGGGCTTCCCGCTGGAGTCCCACTCGGGGCAGCGCATGCTCGAGGAGATCCAGAGCTATCCGAGGACCGAGCTCTTCGCGACTGAGTCGGACACCCTGTTCGAGATCATCACCGGCGTGCTGGCCCTGGTCGAGCGCCGCAAGCTCAAGCTCTTCCTCCGGCGGGACCCCTACGGCCGCTTCTTCTCCTGCTTGGTCTACCTGCCCAGGGAGCGCTACACCACCCGTTCGAGGCTGGCGATGCAGGAGGTGCTGCTGGCCGAACTGGACGGCACCGGCCTGGAGTACAGCACCAGGGTGGGTGAGTCCGCGCTGGCACGCGTCCACTTCGTCGTGCACACCGAACCGGGAACCCGGATCGAACCGGAAGTCAACCTGGTGCAGCGGCGGCTCAGCGAGGCCATCCGCACCTGGGACGACGACATGGTCGAGGAGATCGACGCCGAGCGGCGCGGTGACCGCATCGAGGCCCGGCGGGACGGGCGTGCGATCACCTCCGGTTCCGAGACGATCAGCGAGGAGGGGCAGCGCTACGCCTCCGCCTTCCCGGAGGCCTACAAGGAGGACTTCAGCGCTGCCGACGGGTTGGTGGACCTGCGCCGCCTGGAGGGGATCTCCCGGCCGGGCGAGCTCGCGATGTCCTTCTACGCACCCAGGGACGCCGGACCGGGGGACCGGCGGTTCAAGATGTTCCTCACCGAGCGCGTCACCCTGTCCAGGGTGCTGCCGGTGTTGCAGAGCATGGGGGTGGAGGTCGTCGACGAGCGCCCCTACGAGGTCTCACCGGACGAGGAGACCCGCAGGTGGATCTTCGACTTCGGGCTGCGTCCGGACCAGGGACTGCTGGAGCAGTCGGGCGGCGAGCGGATGGACACGCTGCGGGAACGCTTCGAGGAGGCCTTCCGGGCCGTCTGGCAGGGCGATTCCGAGGTCGACCGCTTCAACTCCCTGGTGCTGCGCGCCGGGTTGACCTGGCGGCAGACCGCCGTGCTGCGTGCCTACGCGAAGTACCTGCGCCAGGTCGGTGTGGCCTACAGCCAGGACTACATCGAGGACGCGCTGCTCGCGCACGAGTCGATCACCGTGCAGTTGGTCCAGCTGTTCGAGGCCAGGTTCGACCCGGAGCTGGACGAGACGAGCCGCGACTCGCGCGAGCAGGAGCTCGTCGCAGCGATCGAGCGGGCCGTCGACGAGGTGAGCAGCCTGGACGCCGATCGGATCCTGCGCAACTACCTCAGCCTGATCAGGGCCACGCTGCGCACCAACCACTTCGTACGCGGCGCCGATGCGCTGCCGCGCTCGTTCTGGTCGTTCAAGTTGGAGCCGCAGGAGATACCGGGGCTGCCCGAGCCGCGGCCGCAGTACGAGATATTCGTCTACTCCCCCCGGTTCGAAGGGGTGCACCTGCGGTTCGGCTCGGTGGCTCGTGGTGGGCTGCGCTGGTCCGACCGCAGGGAGGACTTCCGGACCGAGATTCTCGGGCTGGCCAAGGCGCAGGCGGTCAAGAACGCTGTGATCGCCCCGGTGGGTGCGAAGGGCGGTTTCGTGTTGAAGCGGCCGCCGGTTTCCACCGGGGACCCGGCCGCCGACCGCGAGGCCGTGCGCGAGGAGGGCATCGCCTGCTACCGCATGTTCATCTCGGCCATGCTCGACGTGACGGATAACCTGGTCGGGGGCGGGGTCGCCCCTCCGGAGAACGTCGTGCGGCACGACGGCGCCGACACCTACCTGGTGGTGGCGGCGGACAAGGGCACGGCAACCTTCTCGGACATCGCCAACGAGGTGGCCGAGTCCTACGGATTCTGGCTGGGGGACGCCTTCGCCTCGGGCGGCTCGGTGGGATACGACCACAAGGCCATGGGCATCACCGCCAAGGGGGCGTGGGAGAGCGTCAAGCGGCACTTCCGCGAGCTCGGCACCGACACGCAGCGCGAGGAGTTCACCGTGGTCGGTGTCGGTGACATGGCCGGGGACGTCTTCGGCAACGGGATGCTGCTGTCCGAGCACATCCGCCTGGTGGCGGCGTTCAACCACATGCACGTCTTCATCGACCCGGATCCCGATCCGGCCAGTTCCTTCGCCGAACGTAGTCGGCTCTTCGGGCTGTCCCGGTCGACCTGGGACGACTACGACCGCGACGTGATCAGCGAAGGTGGTGGTGTCTGGCCGCGTTCGGCCAAGTCGATCCCGCTGAACCCGCGGATCCGCGCCGTGCTCGGAATCGACGGCAGCGTGTCCCGGCTCACCCCGATCGAGCTGATCAGGGCGATCCTGTGCGCTCCCGTGGACCTGCTGTGGAACGGCGGTATCGGCACCTACGTCAAGGCCAGCACCCAGTCGCACGCCGAAGTGGGGGACAAAGCCAACGATCCGGTCCGCGTCGACGGCGCCGATCTCGGCGCGAAGGTCATCGGCGAGGGCGGGAACCTCGGCATGACCCAGCTCGGTCGCATCGAGTTCGCCCGAAACGGGGGCAAGGTCAACACCGACGCCCTGGACAACTCGGGCGGGGTCGACTGCTCCGACCACGAGGTCAACATCAAGATCCTGCTGGACCAGCTCGTGGCCGAGGGACGGCTGGACCGCTCGCGGCGCGACGAGTTGCTGCGGGAGATGACCGACGAGGTCGCGGACCTGGTGCTGACCGACAACTACCGGCAGAACGCCGTGCTGGGGACCTCGCGCTCCCACGCCGATCAGATGGTCTCGGTGCACTCCAGGCTGGTCGCGGAGCTGGAGAAGCGCTCCGGTCTGGATCGTGAGCTCGAGGCCCTGCCGAGCGCGGAGCAGTTCCGCGAGCTCGAGAAGTCCGGTCAGGGGCTGAGCTCGCCCGAACTGGCCACGTTGATGGGGCACGTCAAACTCGCGCTGAAGCAGGATGTGCTGAGCAGCGACCTGCCGGACACCGAGGCCTTCGCCTCCAGGCTTCCCGAGTACTTCCCGGAGCCGCTGCGGAGCGACTACGTCGACGCGGTCCGGCAGCACCCGCTGCACCGCGAGCTCACCACCACCCTGCTGGTCAACGAGGTCGTCGACGGGGCGGGCGTTTCGTACGCCTACCGGCTGCTGGAGGAGATGAGCGCCGAGACGACCGACGCGGTCCGGGCTTTCGAGGTCGTGACCGGCGTCTACGACCTGCCCGGCCTGTGGGCGGAGATCGAGGGGTTGCACGGGACGGTTCCCAGTGAAGTCGTCGACTTCATGGTGCTGGAGACCCGCAGGCTGCTCGACCGCGCTTCTCGCTGGTTGCTGTCCAACAGGCCGCAACCGCTGGCCACAGGAGCCGAGATACAACGCTTCCGTCCCGTGGTGGCCGACCTCTCCGAGTCCGTCTGGGACCTGGTGCAGGGCAGGGCGGCCAGGAACGCGGCGGATAAGTCCGACAGGCTGGTCGAGCAGGGTGTGCCCGAGAAGCTGGCGCGGCGGATCGGAACCCTGCTGGACACGTTCGCCCTGCTGGACATCACCGAGATCGCGGAGTTGGCCGAGCGTGACGCGGGGGTTTCGGCGGAGCGCAGCCCGCGGGAGAGCGCCGAGCTCTACTTCGCGCTGTCGGAGTACCTCGACATGGAGCGGATGCTGGTCTCGGTCGGGGAGCTGGAGCGCGGCAATCGCTGGCACGCCCTGGCGCGGCTGGCGCTGCGGGACGACCTGTACGCCTCGCTGCGTGCCATCGCGGTGGATGTGCTGCGCAGCGGTGAACCTGACGAGGGGGCGGAGGACAAGATCGCGCAGTGGGAGTCGGCGAACGCCTCCCGGATCGGACGTGCGCGGGCTTCGCTCGAGGAGATCAAGCACTCGGGCAGGCAGGACCTGGCCACCCTCTCGGTCGCGGCCAGGCAGTTGCGCAGCATGGTGCGCTGA
- the ettA gene encoding energy-dependent translational throttle protein EttA — protein sequence MAEFIYTMKNVRKTHGDKVILENATLQFYPGAKIGVVGPNGAGKSSVLRIMAGLDHPNNGEAFLSPGYTVGILQQEPPLNEEKTVLGNVEEGVGEIKEKLDRFNNIAEELTTNYTDELMEEMGRLQEELDHADAWELDSQLEQAMDALRCPPPEAEVRYLSGGERRRVALCKLLLSRPDLLLLDEPTNHLDAESVQWLEHFLANYHGAVLAVTHDRYFLDNVAGWILELDRGNTYPYEGNYSTYLQKKQERLAVQGKRDAKLQKRLKDELEWVRSNTKARQNKSRARLQRYEEMASEAEKTRKMDFEEIQIPPGPRLGNLVVEANEMSKGFEGNLLIDRLSFTLPPNGIIGVVGPNGVGKTTLFKTIVGLEEPDSGEVRVGDTVKLSYVDQNRSGIDPNKNVWEVVSDGLDHIQVGQVEMPSRAYVSAFGFKGADQQKPAGVLSGGERNRLNLALTLKQGGNTLLLDEPTNDLDVETLSSLENALQEFPGCAVVISHDRWFLDRVATHILAWEGDEENPAKWFWFEGNFEGYEKNKIDRLGAEAARPHRVTHRKLTRG from the coding sequence ATGGCCGAGTTCATCTACACCATGAAGAACGTGCGCAAAACGCACGGGGATAAGGTAATACTGGAGAACGCCACGCTCCAGTTCTACCCCGGTGCCAAGATCGGTGTGGTAGGGCCGAACGGGGCCGGTAAGTCGAGCGTGCTGCGCATCATGGCCGGACTCGACCACCCGAACAACGGTGAGGCCTTCCTGTCACCCGGTTACACCGTGGGCATCCTGCAACAGGAACCGCCGCTGAACGAGGAGAAGACCGTCCTCGGCAACGTCGAGGAGGGTGTCGGCGAGATCAAGGAGAAGCTGGACCGCTTCAACAACATCGCCGAAGAGCTCACCACCAATTACACCGACGAGCTCATGGAAGAAATGGGCAGGCTCCAGGAGGAGCTTGACCACGCCGACGCCTGGGAGCTGGACTCCCAGCTCGAACAGGCGATGGACGCGCTCCGCTGCCCGCCCCCGGAAGCGGAGGTTCGCTACCTCTCCGGTGGTGAGCGGCGCAGGGTCGCCCTGTGCAAGTTGCTGCTGAGCCGCCCCGATCTGCTGTTGCTCGACGAGCCCACCAACCACCTGGACGCGGAGAGCGTGCAGTGGCTGGAGCACTTCCTGGCCAACTACCACGGTGCAGTGCTCGCCGTCACCCACGATCGCTACTTCCTCGACAACGTGGCGGGCTGGATCCTCGAGCTCGATCGCGGCAACACCTACCCCTACGAGGGGAACTACTCGACGTACCTGCAGAAGAAGCAGGAGCGGCTGGCCGTCCAGGGCAAGCGGGACGCCAAGCTGCAGAAGCGGCTCAAGGACGAGCTCGAGTGGGTGCGCTCGAACACCAAGGCGCGGCAGAACAAGTCCCGTGCCCGGTTGCAGCGTTACGAGGAGATGGCCTCCGAGGCCGAGAAGACCCGAAAGATGGATTTCGAGGAGATCCAGATTCCGCCGGGGCCGCGGTTGGGTAACTTGGTCGTCGAGGCGAACGAGATGAGCAAGGGCTTCGAGGGCAATCTGTTGATCGATCGGTTGTCTTTCACGTTGCCGCCCAACGGCATCATCGGCGTGGTCGGTCCCAACGGTGTCGGCAAGACGACCCTGTTCAAGACCATCGTCGGGCTCGAAGAGCCGGACAGCGGTGAGGTCCGGGTCGGGGACACGGTCAAGCTCAGCTACGTCGACCAGAACCGTTCCGGCATCGACCCGAACAAGAACGTGTGGGAGGTCGTCTCCGACGGGCTCGACCACATCCAGGTCGGGCAGGTCGAGATGCCCTCGCGCGCCTACGTGAGCGCCTTCGGCTTCAAGGGTGCCGATCAGCAGAAACCGGCCGGTGTGCTCTCCGGCGGTGAGCGCAACAGGTTGAACCTCGCGTTGACTCTCAAGCAGGGTGGCAACACGCTGCTGCTGGACGAGCCGACCAACGATCTGGACGTGGAGACGTTGTCCTCACTGGAGAACGCGCTGCAGGAGTTCCCCGGCTGCGCCGTGGTCATCTCCCACGACCGCTGGTTCCTCGACCGTGTGGCCACGCACATCCTCGCCTGGGAAGGTGATGAAGAGAATCCGGCGAAGTGGTTCTGGTTCGAAGGCAACTTCGAGGGCTACGAGAAGAACAAGATCGACCGGTTGGGCGCCGAGGCCGCACGTCCGCACCGGGTGACCCACCGCAAACTGACACGCGGCTGA
- a CDS encoding single-stranded DNA-binding protein, translating into MYETAVTLVGEVLSTPKSRETRNGNRVASFRMVSTARRFDRTRQCWVDGDRVYATINCWKQLAESVLYSLDKNDSVVVTGRLRTREYEFEGQRRVTAEVEAGAIGLDVLCSVRTDSDENTVEGGTEEEPPSQPSQLRPLGIVESNTAADTRHAIGA; encoded by the coding sequence ATGTACGAGACGGCTGTCACCCTCGTCGGCGAGGTCCTCAGCACCCCGAAGTCCAGGGAGACGCGGAACGGCAACCGGGTCGCGAGCTTTCGGATGGTCAGCACCGCCCGCCGTTTCGACCGCACCCGTCAGTGTTGGGTGGACGGCGATCGGGTCTACGCCACGATCAACTGTTGGAAACAGCTCGCGGAGAGCGTGCTGTACTCGCTGGACAAGAACGACTCTGTCGTGGTCACCGGCAGGTTGCGGACCAGGGAGTACGAGTTCGAGGGGCAGCGCCGCGTCACGGCCGAGGTGGAGGCCGGAGCCATCGGACTCGACGTGCTGTGCAGCGTTCGCACGGACAGTGACGAAAACACGGTCGAAGGTGGGACGGAGGAGGAGCCGCCGAGTCAGCCGAGTCAGCTGCGGCCCCTCGGAATCGTCGAGTCGAACACAGCTGCCGACACGCGTCACGCGATCGGTGCCTGA
- a CDS encoding tyrosine-type recombinase/integrase, with the protein MTAAGRGRRRSRGSLERLPSGALRVKVYAGFDPVTQRRHYLTEVVPPGRNADAEAERVRTRLLNQVDERRNPRTNATVEQLLERYLETHFDGEATTLNGYRRAARRHVLPFIGQVKVGQLDADALDSLYAELRRCRDHCTGKQRVDHRTRKPHECDHRCRKHRCRPLGATQIRQVHYLLSGAFKRAVRWKWVASNPVGQAEPPAAPRPAPSPPSAEQAARILQEAWRTDEDWGALVWTAMTTGARRGELCGLRWDHVDPEAAVLRLEQSVAYDEASSSWYVKHTKTHQHRRIALDSESVAVLTDLKQRQHQLAAQFGVELLPDAYVFSPVPGGAEFAHPDTLTQRYERMVRKLGITTTLHKLRHYSATELISSGVDPRTVAGRLGHGGGGTTTLRAYSAWVSEADQRASRALFSRVPERPGGPVAASERAKQRPENPYEHIAHEIRDRIGLGELVDGDRVPTAKQLADQHHVSVGTASRAVTLLKTWGLAETSRGKPTTVAVGARELVAADDREQPQRQEAPDEQSPGAESAPASEGPRLLHFEVRRLGTTVRAFTAEADPDSPEHLKRLLAASVRHDGRDESEVLDYELNVYGADGQHLNTFVTMAP; encoded by the coding sequence ATGACAGCGGCGGGGCGAGGCCGGAGACGCTCCCGCGGCAGCCTCGAGAGGCTTCCCAGCGGGGCGCTACGGGTAAAGGTCTACGCGGGTTTCGACCCGGTGACCCAGCGGCGGCACTACCTCACCGAGGTGGTCCCTCCGGGGCGCAACGCCGACGCCGAGGCCGAGCGGGTGCGCACCCGACTGCTCAACCAGGTCGACGAGCGCCGCAACCCGCGGACCAACGCCACCGTCGAGCAGCTTCTCGAGCGCTACCTCGAAACGCACTTCGACGGCGAGGCGACCACGCTCAACGGCTACCGCCGGGCAGCGCGCAGACACGTGCTGCCGTTCATAGGTCAGGTCAAGGTGGGCCAGCTCGACGCGGACGCGCTCGACTCGCTGTACGCGGAGCTGCGCCGCTGCCGGGACCACTGCACCGGTAAGCAGCGCGTCGACCACCGCACCAGGAAGCCGCACGAGTGCGACCACCGCTGCCGCAAGCACCGCTGCAGACCGCTGGGGGCCACCCAGATCAGGCAGGTCCACTACCTGCTGTCCGGCGCGTTCAAGCGGGCGGTGCGCTGGAAATGGGTGGCGAGCAATCCGGTCGGCCAGGCCGAGCCGCCGGCCGCTCCCCGACCGGCGCCGAGCCCGCCGAGCGCCGAGCAGGCCGCGCGGATCCTGCAGGAGGCCTGGCGCACCGACGAGGACTGGGGCGCGCTCGTCTGGACGGCCATGACCACCGGCGCACGCCGCGGCGAGCTCTGCGGACTGCGCTGGGACCACGTCGATCCGGAGGCGGCCGTGCTGCGGCTCGAGCAGTCGGTGGCCTACGACGAAGCGAGCAGCAGCTGGTACGTCAAGCACACCAAGACGCACCAGCACCGCAGGATCGCGCTCGACTCAGAGAGCGTGGCGGTGCTGACCGACCTGAAGCAGCGGCAGCACCAGCTGGCCGCACAGTTCGGTGTGGAGCTTCTCCCGGACGCTTACGTGTTCTCCCCCGTCCCCGGCGGTGCCGAGTTCGCGCATCCGGACACGCTGACCCAGCGCTACGAGCGCATGGTCCGCAAGCTCGGCATCACCACCACCCTGCACAAGCTGCGGCACTACTCGGCCACCGAACTGATCTCGTCCGGGGTCGACCCGCGCACCGTGGCCGGACGGCTCGGGCACGGCGGAGGCGGCACCACCACGCTGCGGGCGTATTCCGCGTGGGTCTCCGAGGCCGACCAGCGAGCCTCCCGAGCGCTGTTCTCCCGCGTGCCGGAACGCCCCGGGGGACCGGTGGCGGCCAGCGAGCGCGCCAAGCAGCGGCCCGAGAATCCCTACGAGCACATCGCCCACGAGATCCGCGACCGGATCGGACTCGGAGAGCTCGTCGACGGCGATCGGGTGCCGACCGCGAAGCAGCTCGCGGACCAGCACCACGTGTCCGTGGGCACCGCCAGCAGAGCCGTCACACTGCTCAAGACCTGGGGGTTGGCCGAAACGTCCCGCGGCAAGCCAACGACCGTCGCGGTCGGAGCCCGTGAGCTCGTAGCCGCGGACGACCGGGAACAACCGCAGCGGCAGGAAGCACCGGACGAGCAATCCCCCGGAGCGGAGTCGGCGCCCGCTTCCGAAGGACCGAGGCTGCTGCACTTCGAAGTCCGTCGCCTCGGTACGACCGTCCGCGCCTTCACCGCCGAAGCCGACCCCGACAGCCCAGAACATCTCAAGCGCCTGCTGGCGGCCTCCGTCCGCCACGACGGCCGCGACGAATCCGAGGTCCTCGACTACGAACTCAACGTGTACGGCGCCGACGGACAACACCTGAACACCTTCGTCACCATGGCGCCGTGA